In one Silene latifolia isolate original U9 population chromosome 10, ASM4854445v1, whole genome shotgun sequence genomic region, the following are encoded:
- the LOC141605619 gene encoding uncharacterized protein LOC141605619 isoform X2, with protein sequence MFKNTFQSGFLSILYSLGSKPLQIWDKEVSNGHIKRPQDDDIQSNVLEIVGSNIQSTYITCPADPAATLGIKLPFLVMVVKNLKKYFTFEIQILDDRNAVTRVKPYICTMPLKMDDGWNQIQLNLGDFTKRAYGTNYVETLRVQVHANCRLRRIYFSDRLYSEEELPPEFKLYLPMQKP encoded by the exons ATGTTCAAGAATACATTTCAGTCTGGATTTCTGTCAATCTTATACAGCCTTGG GAGTAAACCTCTCCAGATATGGGACAAAGAAG TGTCCAATGGCCACATAAAGCGCCCGCAGGATGATGATATTCAGTCAAATGTCCTTGAGATCGTAGGATCAAACATTCAGTCAACATATATCACTTGCCCTGCAGATCCAGCAGCAACACTTGGAATAAAACTGCCTTTCTTGGTCATGgttgtgaagaatttgaagaaatACTTCACCTTTGAGATTCAAATCCTGGATGATAGGAAT GCGGTGACTAGAGTGAAGCCTTATATATGCACTATGCCACTTAAGATGGATGATGGCTGGAATCAAATTCAGTTAAATCTGGGTGATTTTACAAAAAGAGCATATGGAACCAATTATGTTGAGACGTTGCGAGTTCAGGTCCACGCAAACTGTCGGCTGAGGCGCATTTACTTCTCAGACCGTCTTTATTCTGAGGAAGAACTTCCTCCTGAGTTCAAGTTGTATCTCCCCATGCAG AAACCTTGA
- the LOC141605619 gene encoding uncharacterized protein LOC141605619 isoform X1: MFKNTFQSGFLSILYSLGSKPLQIWDKEVSNGHIKRPQDDDIQSNVLEIVGSNIQSTYITCPADPAATLGIKLPFLVMVVKNLKKYFTFEIQILDDRNVRRRFRASNYQAVTRVKPYICTMPLKMDDGWNQIQLNLGDFTKRAYGTNYVETLRVQVHANCRLRRIYFSDRLYSEEELPPEFKLYLPMQKP, translated from the exons ATGTTCAAGAATACATTTCAGTCTGGATTTCTGTCAATCTTATACAGCCTTGG GAGTAAACCTCTCCAGATATGGGACAAAGAAG TGTCCAATGGCCACATAAAGCGCCCGCAGGATGATGATATTCAGTCAAATGTCCTTGAGATCGTAGGATCAAACATTCAGTCAACATATATCACTTGCCCTGCAGATCCAGCAGCAACACTTGGAATAAAACTGCCTTTCTTGGTCATGgttgtgaagaatttgaagaaatACTTCACCTTTGAGATTCAAATCCTGGATGATAGGAATGTGAGGCGTCGTTTTCGTGCTTCAAATTATCAA GCGGTGACTAGAGTGAAGCCTTATATATGCACTATGCCACTTAAGATGGATGATGGCTGGAATCAAATTCAGTTAAATCTGGGTGATTTTACAAAAAGAGCATATGGAACCAATTATGTTGAGACGTTGCGAGTTCAGGTCCACGCAAACTGTCGGCTGAGGCGCATTTACTTCTCAGACCGTCTTTATTCTGAGGAAGAACTTCCTCCTGAGTTCAAGTTGTATCTCCCCATGCAG AAACCTTGA